In Halobacteriovorax marinus SJ, the following proteins share a genomic window:
- a CDS encoding UvrD-helicase domain-containing protein, translating to MRAPNDEQKLAIEHTGGVLLSAGAGSGKTFVLVEHVIYLASKFISENKKDDLLEFELSIQSYFSKIVLMTFTKKAAGEIYERLIHRVEAQIEYVESDIEYWVVVKNAIDFMTISTIHGFCYKLIGQGLIPGLSSSVAIISESEYREKISKLYERWFENHIEEIPSEEFRKIISLNSNQIINSMLSVFGSPEIRLMWKRLDFDSFDAEVKEAWPKIWSLLGVDEIWKSPIDLVAYSEFSDKPWFVAMSTIQRKHREKAKWESSDFEEVISMFDGISRLTAPGKKIKTPDLEDHFNLVKEYRTFIKKYSEDIMESLNSREGELKKWWDSIFLIFNYIEDHYRDIPGVTFSDLEYYVSLSLEDKENRESIASNYKYFIVDEFQDTSEIQFEMLSNIIDGDFNKLFTVGDMKQAIYGFRGGELGVFKECMDKTPTTLKLSNNYRSKAGIIDFNNYVFDYLFKVGLNFEGVDSHSVPVDYQKFPFERDSENFGKIISTKFDVKEFYKDDEKPKSDDFSIFESSIFIDQIKDILDSTDENICILYKNLSPSKYLINELIKEDIGFTAQVKVPLGEDPILSIFRSLIDYLLSSRDRVSLNNLEFYLGGFFSLLGIARTQSLESFILQFCEDIKTLGVYNSFLKFCHAVGVLNSNHTNNGQIVKELCEMCGDSIEFIQVKLLGYSSIRYSIDFEYGKDSKRVQIMTAHASKGLEFENVFLGGIHNNGHTVPDLNFFGKLPWSFKWKKSSRQKSGYSTPILIYENLLNKKKGFAESKRLFYVAATRAQKNLYWADLSFDGKPLESSKNSWICGLRKWQEEDLINKIDFMEAIKSEQRSLEELDVQFVKLKAPLFHMDSLGISSPSVESVRELGVISELSVTRLATLSQCPRKFYLLNVCKFNEEDVNEITGKDSVFSGVKKSESIEEGGVIVSSAQRGTEIHEALSFAIKRNWIAPASFIDRGVKRDLNSFNWAVSKLKEKEVDFKFVSEEMIKFPFFGQMISGTPDLVLIPNDSGKGLEIWDFKTGNREESKEVPYWFQLKSYAYAYQTLYPEYKDQSVKLVLSFVDMGENVEIDISHSQLKESLHQEWVKTSKPDLINQSHCDQCTFGNLCHP from the coding sequence ATGAGAGCACCTAATGATGAGCAGAAATTAGCAATAGAGCATACTGGGGGAGTTCTCCTTAGTGCTGGTGCTGGTTCAGGAAAAACTTTTGTTTTAGTTGAACATGTTATTTATCTTGCTTCGAAGTTTATTAGTGAAAATAAGAAAGATGATCTATTAGAGTTTGAGCTAAGTATTCAGTCATATTTTTCAAAAATTGTCTTAATGACATTTACTAAGAAGGCTGCCGGAGAAATTTATGAGCGACTTATTCATCGTGTTGAAGCTCAAATTGAATATGTAGAGAGCGATATTGAATACTGGGTCGTAGTGAAAAATGCTATTGATTTTATGACAATTAGTACAATTCATGGCTTTTGCTATAAATTAATCGGGCAAGGTCTAATTCCGGGTCTATCTTCTAGTGTCGCAATTATTTCAGAAAGTGAGTATAGAGAAAAGATCAGTAAGCTATACGAAAGATGGTTTGAAAATCATATTGAAGAAATTCCAAGTGAAGAGTTTCGAAAGATAATCTCTCTAAATTCAAATCAAATTATAAACTCTATGTTAAGTGTATTTGGCTCCCCTGAAATTAGGTTAATGTGGAAGAGATTGGACTTTGACTCATTTGACGCTGAAGTAAAAGAAGCATGGCCAAAGATATGGAGTTTATTGGGAGTAGATGAAATTTGGAAGAGTCCAATTGATCTGGTTGCCTATAGTGAGTTTTCCGATAAGCCGTGGTTCGTTGCGATGTCAACAATTCAAAGAAAGCACCGAGAAAAAGCAAAGTGGGAGAGTTCTGATTTTGAAGAAGTCATTTCCATGTTTGATGGAATATCGAGGCTTACTGCTCCAGGTAAGAAGATTAAAACGCCTGATCTAGAAGATCACTTCAATCTCGTAAAAGAATATAGAACATTCATAAAGAAATATTCGGAAGATATTATGGAGTCTCTAAATTCTCGAGAGGGAGAATTGAAGAAGTGGTGGGATTCAATATTCTTAATTTTTAATTATATTGAGGATCATTATAGAGATATTCCGGGGGTGACTTTTTCGGATTTAGAGTACTACGTGTCTTTAAGTCTTGAAGATAAAGAAAATCGAGAGAGTATTGCCTCAAATTATAAGTACTTCATAGTGGATGAATTTCAAGACACATCTGAAATCCAATTTGAGATGCTCTCAAATATTATAGATGGAGACTTTAATAAGCTCTTTACTGTCGGTGATATGAAACAGGCCATATACGGCTTTAGAGGGGGAGAGCTAGGTGTCTTTAAAGAATGTATGGATAAGACACCAACGACTCTAAAGTTATCAAATAATTATCGCTCCAAGGCTGGAATTATTGACTTTAACAATTATGTCTTTGATTACTTATTTAAAGTAGGTCTTAACTTTGAGGGAGTCGACTCTCACAGTGTACCTGTAGATTACCAGAAATTTCCATTTGAAAGAGATAGTGAAAACTTTGGAAAAATAATCTCTACTAAGTTTGATGTGAAGGAGTTTTATAAAGATGATGAAAAGCCTAAATCAGATGATTTTTCAATTTTTGAATCCAGTATTTTTATAGATCAGATCAAAGATATACTCGATAGCACAGATGAAAATATCTGTATTCTGTATAAAAATTTATCACCTTCAAAGTATTTAATTAATGAGCTAATTAAAGAGGATATTGGCTTTACTGCACAGGTGAAAGTTCCATTAGGTGAAGATCCAATCCTTTCGATATTTAGAAGCTTAATTGATTATCTTCTCTCTAGTCGTGATAGAGTGAGTTTAAATAATTTAGAGTTTTACCTAGGTGGCTTCTTCTCATTACTTGGTATAGCAAGGACTCAAAGTCTGGAGAGTTTTATCTTACAATTTTGTGAAGATATTAAAACACTTGGAGTCTATAATAGTTTTTTAAAGTTTTGCCATGCTGTGGGCGTTTTAAATTCTAACCATACGAATAATGGACAAATTGTTAAAGAGCTATGTGAAATGTGTGGTGATAGTATTGAATTTATCCAAGTGAAGCTACTAGGTTATTCTTCAATACGTTACTCGATTGACTTTGAGTATGGGAAAGATTCAAAAAGAGTTCAAATAATGACGGCCCACGCTTCTAAAGGACTAGAGTTTGAAAATGTATTTCTTGGTGGAATACACAATAATGGTCACACAGTTCCAGACTTAAACTTCTTTGGAAAGCTCCCTTGGAGTTTTAAGTGGAAGAAAAGCTCAAGACAAAAAAGCGGTTATTCAACACCTATTCTAATTTATGAAAACTTACTAAATAAGAAGAAGGGCTTTGCTGAATCTAAAAGACTTTTCTATGTTGCAGCTACAAGGGCCCAGAAGAATCTTTATTGGGCCGATTTATCTTTTGATGGAAAGCCTCTTGAATCTTCAAAGAATAGTTGGATCTGTGGTCTTAGAAAGTGGCAGGAAGAGGACTTAATAAATAAGATCGACTTTATGGAGGCCATAAAGAGTGAACAAAGAAGTCTTGAGGAGCTAGATGTTCAATTTGTAAAATTAAAGGCGCCTTTATTTCATATGGATAGTTTGGGAATATCTTCTCCATCGGTTGAGTCGGTAAGAGAGCTGGGAGTTATATCTGAACTTTCTGTCACTAGGCTAGCGACACTCTCTCAGTGCCCACGAAAGTTTTATCTATTAAATGTATGTAAGTTTAACGAAGAAGATGTAAACGAAATAACTGGAAAAGATTCCGTCTTTAGCGGTGTTAAGAAATCTGAAAGTATAGAAGAGGGCGGTGTTATTGTTTCGAGTGCTCAAAGAGGAACAGAGATACATGAAGCGCTAAGCTTTGCCATTAAAAGAAATTGGATTGCTCCGGCATCATTTATTGATAGAGGAGTGAAGAGAGACTTGAACTCGTTTAACTGGGCAGTCTCAAAACTAAAAGAAAAAGAAGTTGATTTTAAATTTGTCTCAGAAGAGATGATTAAGTTTCCTTTCTTTGGACAAATGATTTCTGGAACGCCTGACCTCGTTCTCATACCAAATGACTCTGGTAAAGGTCTGGAAATTTGGGACTTTAAAACAGGAAACAGAGAAGAGAGCAAAGAAGTACCGTATTGGTTCCAATTAAAATCCTACGCTTATGCCTACCAAACACTGTATCCTGAGTATAAAGATCAAAGTGTTAAACTTGTTTTATCTTTTGTTGATATGGGTGAAAATGTTGAAATCGATATATCCCATTCGCAACTAAAGGAATCTCTTCATCAGGAATGGGTAAAGACATCTAAACCTGACCTAATTAATCAATCTCATTGTGATCAATGTACATTTGGAAATTTATGCCACCCTTAG
- a CDS encoding outer membrane beta-barrel domain-containing protein produces the protein MNKFIVFSFLLVTSLFSFQSYAAEGDAYDFSWLDPDKEVFVLQNRKFRKAGRLHATGGFGFTTSGAFVDAKAFQGRVGYFIKEEFGVEFLYSKNSGEENSTATSVRNPGGPGSFPFRRIVDNYMGAMFLWSPFYNKINTFNKIIYMDWILGIGFAKLEETNNRNEITSSGGDTSLTTESHTGLMWDIGAKFYITERWDIRIDLTSVNYKAMEAKTVGAEEILYSNYDLTVALGITF, from the coding sequence ATGAATAAATTCATAGTATTCTCTTTTTTACTAGTTACTTCTTTATTTTCATTTCAATCATACGCAGCAGAAGGTGATGCTTATGATTTTTCATGGCTTGATCCAGATAAAGAGGTTTTCGTATTACAAAATCGAAAATTTAGAAAGGCCGGAAGACTCCATGCCACAGGAGGTTTTGGATTTACGACCTCAGGTGCATTCGTAGATGCAAAAGCATTTCAAGGCCGTGTTGGATACTTTATAAAAGAAGAATTTGGTGTTGAGTTTCTATACTCTAAAAATAGCGGAGAAGAAAATTCTACTGCAACATCAGTTCGAAACCCTGGTGGACCAGGTTCATTTCCATTTAGAAGAATTGTCGATAACTACATGGGAGCGATGTTCTTATGGTCACCTTTCTATAACAAGATAAATACATTTAATAAAATCATTTACATGGATTGGATTCTTGGAATTGGTTTTGCAAAATTAGAAGAGACAAATAATAGAAATGAAATTACTTCTAGTGGTGGAGATACTTCACTTACTACTGAATCTCATACTGGTCTTATGTGGGACATTGGAGCTAAGTTCTATATCACTGAACGTTGGGATATAAGAATTGACCTTACTTCTGTTAACTACAAAGCGATGGAAGCGAAAACTGTTGGCGCTGAAGAAATTCTTTATAGTAATTATGATCTGACAGTGGCTTTAGGTATAACTTTCTAA
- a CDS encoding PD-(D/E)XK nuclease family protein has product MLSVYLYEKSTEIYNLDFIEKSNNKLVIICPHPAAADSLRSKMTDPNAVEVITISKFSNDLLQKVDPDISLRRKADLLGEMATIWKKGLENYPADSFFDSFNLFTELRGYTLDFEMIKEVLPFYDEAIQKSLPVYWMYFEQLGIVDEHKANEILTHHLKLGIEEESEKKYLFWGFNHVNSGQIDLINALGIRNTVYIPFSKEVFKQTRSTDWIRWFEAADLNEEVNDFKAKVASYTFAKKRLSQKLKSILSKEDFSQIVLGEKKVSVDSCLEISHGSTQFRAGADLFNAYSKRVMDQVERFIGNGVSVDELVEELEGESKSILSQDIAKKDFRLLKIYKLLLDIIRDYRELSDDNETIKFYDLQVFREILQLNLPRDYFIPINEGEAQSTISGLNDLESLVNEKTIFLLNDSYQGVKKGGSKYQEDIMKFLSSLGPIQRPELEFLIVREKFREIIIDLNPTFCLQEGYVEGDRSWSEFFRGVEFEELNTLEDGELVKKDILEVDEVHFGERISASKVQTFLDCPRKFYYSYMDRKEIEVMNSSDLKPNEIGTLEHEVIEKYFEKIKSWDAQILKETVQEVFLEYTLKNRKSLNSVKEKISLYEISNYSENGIKYILHILDELPGSEVAFEVSLSSEGNVAGKIDCLIKYQDMFAILDFKRSKASVANKSEIEKFSKIQLPFYLNHFGGDVSKVLFWGYVNLSDLDECLILKGGAELAEDFMSKVGFPLSKRKSSLDDTLGWFSEYRDFEEKLVAELREQSSWPAIPQKDDVCTFCSVGNLCNRGSM; this is encoded by the coding sequence GTGCTTAGCGTTTATTTATATGAGAAATCTACAGAAATATATAACTTAGACTTCATTGAGAAATCTAATAATAAGTTAGTTATTATTTGTCCTCATCCTGCGGCAGCGGATTCACTGCGCTCAAAAATGACTGACCCAAATGCTGTAGAAGTAATAACGATTTCAAAATTTTCAAATGATCTACTTCAAAAAGTTGATCCAGACATTTCTCTTAGAAGAAAAGCTGATCTCTTAGGGGAGATGGCCACTATTTGGAAGAAGGGTCTTGAGAATTATCCTGCGGACTCATTTTTCGACAGTTTTAATTTATTTACAGAACTTAGAGGCTACACTCTTGATTTTGAAATGATTAAGGAAGTTCTTCCTTTCTATGATGAGGCCATTCAAAAAAGTCTTCCAGTCTATTGGATGTACTTTGAACAGTTGGGAATTGTTGACGAACATAAGGCCAATGAAATTCTCACTCATCATTTGAAATTAGGAATTGAAGAGGAGAGTGAGAAGAAATATCTCTTCTGGGGCTTTAATCACGTAAACTCAGGACAGATTGATTTAATAAATGCCCTAGGCATTAGAAATACTGTCTATATACCATTTTCAAAAGAAGTATTTAAACAAACGCGATCAACAGATTGGATTCGTTGGTTTGAAGCCGCCGATTTGAATGAGGAAGTTAACGACTTTAAAGCAAAGGTTGCAAGTTATACTTTTGCGAAGAAGAGGCTGTCTCAAAAACTTAAGTCCATACTTTCAAAAGAAGACTTTTCTCAAATAGTTCTAGGAGAGAAAAAGGTAAGTGTTGATTCTTGCCTTGAAATAAGTCACGGAAGCACACAGTTTAGGGCGGGTGCAGATCTCTTCAATGCTTACTCTAAGAGAGTGATGGATCAAGTTGAAAGATTTATAGGCAATGGAGTCTCAGTAGATGAGTTGGTTGAAGAGCTTGAGGGAGAGTCAAAGAGTATTTTATCTCAAGATATTGCCAAGAAAGATTTCAGACTTTTAAAAATTTATAAACTCTTATTAGATATTATTAGGGACTATAGAGAGTTGTCCGACGATAACGAAACAATAAAATTCTATGACCTACAAGTTTTTAGAGAAATTCTTCAATTGAATTTACCAAGAGATTATTTTATTCCAATCAACGAAGGCGAAGCTCAAAGTACGATCAGTGGTCTCAATGACTTGGAATCTTTAGTGAATGAGAAAACAATCTTCTTATTGAATGATTCTTATCAAGGAGTAAAGAAGGGTGGAAGTAAATATCAAGAAGATATTATGAAGTTCCTTTCTTCACTAGGCCCAATTCAGAGACCGGAATTAGAGTTTTTGATTGTAAGGGAAAAGTTTAGGGAAATAATCATTGATTTAAACCCAACCTTTTGTCTCCAAGAAGGATATGTTGAAGGGGATAGAAGTTGGAGTGAATTCTTTAGAGGTGTCGAGTTTGAAGAGTTAAATACTTTGGAAGATGGAGAACTAGTAAAGAAAGATATTCTTGAAGTAGATGAAGTGCATTTTGGGGAAAGGATATCAGCCAGTAAAGTTCAAACATTCCTAGATTGTCCAAGAAAGTTTTATTACTCTTACATGGATAGAAAAGAGATAGAAGTAATGAATTCTTCAGATCTGAAACCAAATGAAATAGGAACTCTAGAGCATGAAGTTATTGAAAAGTATTTTGAGAAAATAAAGTCTTGGGATGCTCAAATCCTTAAGGAGACAGTTCAAGAGGTATTTCTTGAATACACCCTGAAGAATAGAAAGAGTTTAAACTCTGTAAAAGAGAAAATCTCGCTCTACGAAATTAGTAACTATAGTGAAAATGGAATTAAATATATTCTGCATATACTTGATGAATTACCTGGAAGTGAAGTTGCTTTTGAGGTGTCTCTTTCAAGTGAAGGAAATGTTGCAGGAAAAATAGATTGTTTAATTAAGTATCAAGATATGTTCGCTATCTTAGACTTTAAGAGATCAAAGGCGAGTGTCGCAAATAAATCTGAAATAGAGAAGTTTTCAAAGATTCAATTACCATTTTATTTAAACCACTTTGGTGGAGATGTGAGCAAAGTTCTCTTTTGGGGATATGTAAATCTATCTGACTTAGATGAGTGCTTAATTTTAAAAGGTGGAGCAGAGTTGGCAGAAGACTTTATGAGCAAGGTAGGTTTTCCTCTTTCAAAGAGGAAGAGTTCATTAGATGATACCTTGGGATGGTTCTCTGAGTATCGAGATTTTGAAGAGAAGTTAGTAGCTGAACTTAGAGAACAGAGCTCATGGCCAGCAATTCCGCAAAAGGATGATGTGTGTACCTTTTGCTCTGTTGGAAATTTATGCAATAGAGGGTCGATGTAA
- a CDS encoding Hsp33 family molecular chaperone HslO — protein sequence MLDESRLYSFLDRENNFTVHFLDGQKLIHDLAIIHDVKAKGFAYFRDSILTAQNLISLLKAGEGMGLFIDSIDPYFKLKIEMNFAGRMRTLLMPEEFNTFPKKITGTCRLSKVFPNNPTPYTSVIELNDIDFHQVVNKILQDSYQLKADIHISEESDQSVMVQQLPKANIDKEEAVVTQLSPKEYWLKNQKHIQDLFSKSTTKQEDIQSHFEALGFTYLGSKLVEFKCNCSRERMVQSIASLCNSSGLNEIFENKNELEAKCDYCKTYYLITKDEISNLNS from the coding sequence ATGTTAGATGAAAGCCGCCTCTACAGTTTTTTAGATAGAGAAAATAACTTCACAGTTCATTTCCTTGATGGTCAGAAACTCATTCATGACCTTGCAATTATTCACGATGTTAAGGCCAAGGGATTCGCTTATTTTAGAGACTCCATTCTCACTGCACAAAATCTGATCTCTTTATTGAAAGCAGGTGAAGGAATGGGACTCTTTATTGATTCAATTGACCCATATTTTAAATTGAAAATAGAGATGAATTTTGCAGGAAGAATGAGAACACTTCTTATGCCTGAAGAGTTCAATACTTTTCCAAAGAAAATTACTGGAACATGTAGACTCTCTAAAGTTTTTCCAAACAACCCTACTCCATATACTTCTGTAATTGAGCTAAATGACATTGATTTTCATCAAGTTGTTAATAAGATACTTCAAGACTCTTACCAATTAAAAGCAGACATTCATATTAGTGAGGAGTCTGATCAAAGTGTCATGGTACAGCAGTTACCAAAAGCGAATATTGATAAAGAAGAAGCAGTTGTTACACAACTGTCTCCGAAAGAGTATTGGCTTAAGAACCAAAAGCATATTCAAGATCTGTTTTCCAAGTCGACTACTAAGCAAGAGGATATCCAATCTCACTTTGAAGCACTTGGTTTTACATATTTAGGAAGTAAGTTAGTTGAGTTTAAGTGTAACTGCTCGAGAGAGAGAATGGTTCAATCAATTGCCTCTCTCTGCAACTCATCAGGTCTCAATGAAATCTTTGAAAATAAGAATGAATTAGAGGCAAAATGTGATTACTGCAAAACATATTACCTCATTACAAAAGATGAGATTAGTAATTTAAACTCTTAA
- a CDS encoding tetratricopeptide repeat protein: MKKKIALALTFLSLSTMANTDVAWKYLVQSKGSVRYYPSVIQNLVKEKLYFASIPYIKELLARGKSFNNKELDSLIDEVVTNVGVKQFEVLPVSFLEKSKAPTLRYILAKKYFRAGKYDQALKELNGTIPARHSSKPFALFLEGSIFSVTKKYSSAIKTYDECISKSESISNQGNENRKRQLNINRDYCIVGKARANFSQGKYEQANLDYLDLTKSSHIWPEILFEEAWNSFYMRDYNRTLGKLVTYNSPFLSFIFNPEIDVLRSLTYMELCLWQDTLKVVDDFYRKNEKNHKDIESFLRKHGKDYKYFYLLAKSKMSGKESGNELLNKMLHSITRDPTFREMFDFFHTGRDEFEVINKLPKSQMKNILKLNLKEALVLQRNLVGAYVRKRLHLGWHQVRKTFLDMSYIKLEVLSRRKESLYSPDVSMNRGRGDIRNLKRTDKQYFWNFNGEFWADELGDYVFSLKSECSGNAL, translated from the coding sequence ATGAAGAAAAAAATAGCGCTCGCATTGACTTTTTTAAGTCTGAGCACGATGGCAAATACGGATGTAGCATGGAAGTACCTTGTTCAGAGCAAGGGTAGTGTTCGCTATTATCCAAGTGTTATTCAAAATCTAGTTAAAGAGAAACTTTACTTTGCTTCTATTCCTTATATTAAGGAATTACTGGCAAGAGGAAAAAGCTTTAACAATAAAGAGCTGGATTCATTAATTGATGAAGTTGTCACTAATGTAGGTGTGAAGCAATTTGAGGTTTTACCTGTATCTTTCCTAGAGAAGTCAAAAGCTCCAACGTTGAGATATATTCTTGCTAAAAAGTATTTTAGAGCAGGGAAGTATGATCAAGCTCTTAAAGAACTCAATGGCACTATACCAGCGAGACATTCATCGAAGCCTTTTGCTCTATTCTTAGAGGGTTCAATCTTTTCAGTTACAAAGAAATATTCATCTGCAATTAAGACATATGATGAGTGTATTTCTAAGTCGGAATCAATTAGCAATCAAGGTAATGAGAATAGAAAGAGACAGCTCAATATTAATAGAGATTACTGTATTGTAGGTAAGGCTAGGGCCAACTTCTCTCAGGGGAAGTATGAACAAGCGAATCTCGACTATTTAGATCTAACAAAGTCATCACATATTTGGCCTGAGATTCTATTTGAAGAAGCCTGGAACAGTTTCTATATGAGAGATTATAATAGAACTCTAGGAAAACTCGTGACTTATAATTCACCATTCCTATCATTTATATTCAATCCAGAAATTGATGTTCTAAGATCTCTTACATATATGGAGCTTTGTCTTTGGCAAGATACATTGAAAGTCGTGGATGATTTCTATAGAAAGAATGAAAAGAACCATAAAGATATTGAATCTTTTCTAAGAAAACATGGAAAAGATTATAAATACTTCTACCTTCTTGCAAAATCAAAGATGAGCGGAAAAGAAAGTGGAAATGAACTTCTAAATAAAATGCTTCACTCTATAACGAGAGATCCAACCTTTAGAGAAATGTTTGATTTCTTTCATACTGGGCGTGATGAATTTGAAGTGATTAATAAACTTCCAAAGAGTCAGATGAAAAATATCTTAAAGTTAAACTTGAAAGAAGCACTAGTTCTTCAAAGAAATCTTGTAGGTGCTTATGTGAGAAAGAGGCTTCATCTTGGATGGCATCAAGTAAGAAAAACATTCTTAGATATGAGTTACATTAAATTAGAAGTACTTTCTCGTAGAAAGGAAAGTCTATATTCTCCAGATGTCTCTATGAATAGGGGACGTGGTGATATTAGAAACTTAAAGCGTACTGATAAGCAATATTTTTGGAATTTTAATGGAGAGTTTTGGGCAGATGAGCTTGGTGATTATGTCTTCTCTCTAAAATCGGAGTGTAGTGGTAATGCTCTTTAG